In Sphingobacterium sp. lm-10, one DNA window encodes the following:
- a CDS encoding TonB-dependent receptor produces the protein MKHSLSLIALVFASQTLSAQQPRDTQRMRDTSTTRKVEDVIIDGYVKKNSPTVNRMPLKAIENSQVFSSIDRVALENQQITTVDDGFRNVVGLQKMWNATNRGGDGGAYVNLRGFVTNNSLRDGYVAPVTSTMDAINVEKIEVLKGPSATLFGTGPTSYGGVINRVTKKPFEEVGGQVGIFWGSFNHYRAQADINTPLNEDKSLLFRLNSAYTNTGTFQIKDARNQLFTLAPSLTWRVNDRLDINLEYELFENKTIGEQNVFFWFPPSQLGYRNMRELADDTGMQYRESYIGDGLYNRGRTSNLFATAHYRISDRIQSTTTVNKAYNRSDGRNPFFYVGRQELFANTGPVGLHQADQSTINSHQDIFQIQQNFNFDGQIGNMRNRLVVGGDYMRTNNRQMFLSASTIQFVPFVGGNYATFNRELVDSYYQNLRDQGTFDAATFPLINDKDTYSFYASNVLTVMPGLNLMAALRYENNDFLGGNSYNTPTEPYNQSGWSPKFGAVYEIVKDRFSVFANYQNSFTSNGYFFTDVSGAVELSRPETANQWEGGLKADLLKGRINASLSYYDITVQNSIQSTGIPIPGTFNFVQDQLGERTSRGVELEVNAYLVKGFTVIGGVSYNDSRISESSDANILGRRPTTGAAPWQANFYANYNFLDGVLKGLAFGFGGNHVGAVPIFNTTTDVFELPKYTVLNANAYYDYQQFRFGLRMDNLTNERYWIGYSTANAQPTRNLIGNVTYRF, from the coding sequence ATGAAGCATAGTTTATCTTTAATTGCTTTGGTATTTGCCTCACAAACGCTTTCTGCGCAACAGCCACGAGACACGCAGCGCATGCGTGATACCAGCACTACCCGAAAAGTCGAGGACGTTATTATCGACGGGTATGTTAAGAAGAATTCTCCAACGGTTAACCGCATGCCTTTAAAAGCAATAGAGAATTCACAAGTATTTTCTTCTATTGATCGTGTCGCTTTAGAAAATCAACAGATCACTACAGTAGATGATGGTTTTAGAAACGTAGTCGGGTTGCAAAAGATGTGGAATGCCACCAACCGCGGAGGAGATGGCGGAGCGTATGTAAATTTACGCGGTTTTGTGACTAATAATTCATTGCGCGATGGCTATGTAGCGCCTGTTACTTCAACGATGGATGCGATTAACGTAGAGAAAATAGAGGTGTTGAAAGGCCCATCAGCTACCTTATTTGGTACCGGGCCAACGTCGTATGGCGGTGTTATCAATCGAGTCACCAAAAAGCCTTTTGAAGAAGTTGGAGGACAGGTGGGGATATTTTGGGGTAGCTTTAACCACTACCGCGCACAGGCCGATATCAATACACCACTTAATGAAGATAAATCTCTGCTCTTTCGGTTAAACAGCGCTTATACCAACACCGGAACTTTTCAAATTAAGGATGCCAGGAACCAGTTGTTTACTTTGGCACCAAGCCTGACTTGGCGGGTCAATGATCGCTTGGACATCAACTTAGAGTACGAGCTTTTCGAAAATAAAACGATAGGAGAACAAAATGTATTCTTCTGGTTTCCACCCTCTCAACTTGGATATCGTAATATGAGGGAACTCGCTGATGATACAGGGATGCAATATCGAGAGTCTTACATTGGAGATGGACTATATAATCGAGGTCGTACTAGTAACCTATTCGCCACCGCACATTATAGAATATCCGACCGTATACAATCCACTACGACTGTTAATAAAGCGTATAACCGATCGGACGGCAGAAATCCTTTTTTCTACGTTGGAAGACAAGAACTTTTCGCGAATACGGGTCCGGTAGGATTGCATCAAGCGGATCAATCTACCATCAATAGCCATCAGGATATTTTTCAAATCCAGCAAAATTTTAATTTTGATGGGCAGATTGGCAATATGCGCAATAGACTAGTTGTAGGAGGCGATTACATGCGGACTAATAATCGGCAAATGTTCCTTTCCGCATCTACCATACAGTTTGTGCCCTTTGTTGGGGGTAATTATGCGACGTTCAATAGGGAACTAGTTGATAGTTACTACCAGAACCTGCGCGATCAAGGTACTTTTGATGCAGCAACATTTCCACTGATCAACGATAAAGATACGTATAGCTTTTATGCCTCTAACGTGTTGACCGTTATGCCTGGCTTAAATCTGATGGCGGCTTTGCGTTACGAAAACAATGATTTCTTGGGTGGTAATTCCTATAATACACCTACTGAACCATACAATCAGTCGGGTTGGTCTCCGAAATTCGGTGCGGTGTATGAAATTGTAAAAGATAGATTTTCTGTATTTGCCAACTATCAGAATAGTTTTACCTCCAACGGTTACTTTTTTACCGATGTATCGGGTGCTGTAGAATTGTCGAGACCAGAAACAGCCAATCAATGGGAGGGAGGGCTAAAAGCAGATTTATTAAAAGGTCGTATTAACGCCTCTTTAAGTTATTATGATATTACCGTACAAAATTCTATACAATCCACCGGAATCCCTATTCCTGGTACCTTCAATTTTGTACAGGACCAATTGGGTGAGCGCACTAGTCGTGGGGTAGAATTGGAAGTAAACGCCTATTTAGTAAAAGGATTTACCGTGATTGGAGGCGTGAGCTATAATGATTCGCGTATTAGCGAAAGCTCTGATGCCAACATATTGGGGCGTCGCCCAACTACTGGTGCAGCGCCTTGGCAGGCTAACTTTTACGCCAATTACAATTTCCTGGATGGAGTGCTCAAAGGTTTGGCTTTTGGATTTGGGGGGAATCACGTGGGTGCCGTACCGATATTTAATACCACTACGGATGTATTCGAATTACCAAAGTATACGGTGTTAAACGCTAACGCGTATTACGATTACCAACAATTTCGTTTTGGACTGCGAATGGATAACCTAACAAATGAACGGTACTGGATTGGGTACAGTACCGCAAATGCGCAACCGACTAGAAATTTAATTGGCAACGTTACGTACCGTTTCTAG
- a CDS encoding PepSY-associated TM helix domain-containing protein, with protein MLEEKKKKKKSLFKKWSAKLHLWFGLAVGIPVVIISITGALYVFKDELEGFTRKDVIYHHEPNIESKKLIPISVLADRVEKACPEDYPLHWVNVPVDPAVSYQYYYYERNPDAWHYFDEVVIYKLIYVNPYSGEVLRVYDEKIGFFNIVKMIHFSFLLQSEWGKYVVGIPVCLFVFMLISGIVLWWPRNKAGRRQRFQFNWKKTTKSKRKNYDLHNILGFYASIFALIFSITGLFYCFFVVQAFIYVVFSGGETVFPDHSHITTIAPESVRTDYTLDSVANQVKRLYPDSYGFALDLGDDHLDDHIHPNFEVYVKHLSYSYHKMSQLIFDEHSAELLHIHDYKDKNLGERMVGANYDIHVGSIFNLPTKIIAFLVSLICASLPVTGFMIWYGRKNKPNKV; from the coding sequence ATGTTAGAGGAGAAGAAAAAGAAAAAAAAGTCATTATTTAAAAAATGGTCGGCCAAACTACACTTGTGGTTTGGCCTGGCTGTTGGCATACCCGTAGTAATTATTTCTATCACAGGTGCTTTGTATGTATTTAAGGATGAGTTGGAAGGCTTTACCCGGAAAGACGTCATTTACCATCACGAACCCAATATAGAATCCAAAAAACTTATCCCAATCTCTGTACTGGCAGATCGGGTAGAGAAAGCCTGTCCGGAAGATTATCCGTTGCATTGGGTAAACGTGCCCGTCGACCCAGCCGTGTCTTACCAATACTATTACTATGAGCGTAACCCAGATGCCTGGCATTACTTTGATGAAGTGGTGATCTACAAGCTGATTTACGTAAATCCGTATTCTGGAGAAGTATTACGCGTGTATGATGAGAAGATCGGCTTCTTCAATATTGTTAAGATGATCCATTTTAGCTTTCTTCTGCAATCAGAATGGGGCAAATATGTAGTCGGGATTCCGGTATGCTTATTTGTATTTATGCTGATATCCGGTATCGTGCTATGGTGGCCGCGCAATAAAGCGGGGCGAAGACAAAGATTTCAATTTAACTGGAAAAAGACGACCAAGTCCAAGCGTAAGAATTACGATTTGCACAACATTCTTGGTTTTTATGCCTCTATTTTTGCGTTGATATTTTCTATTACCGGTTTGTTTTACTGTTTTTTTGTGGTGCAGGCTTTTATTTATGTTGTTTTTTCGGGCGGAGAAACGGTATTTCCAGATCATTCGCATATCACGACTATAGCGCCAGAATCTGTACGCACGGATTACACGCTTGATTCCGTTGCTAATCAGGTAAAACGTCTTTACCCCGACAGCTATGGCTTCGCATTGGATTTAGGAGATGATCACTTGGATGATCATATTCATCCTAACTTCGAAGTTTATGTTAAACATCTTTCTTACTCTTATCATAAGATGAGTCAGCTAATCTTTGATGAACATTCTGCCGAGTTGTTGCACATACACGATTACAAAGACAAAAATCTCGGTGAGCGTATGGTTGGGGCGAATTATGATATCCATGTGGGCTCCATTTTTAATCTTCCAACAAAGATTATTGCTTTTCTAGTCAGTTTAATATGTGCTTCGCTTCCCGTAACCGGATTTATGATCTGGTATGGTCGAAAAAACAAGCCTAATAAAGTATAA
- a CDS encoding glycine betaine/L-proline ABC transporter ATP-binding protein, whose protein sequence is MKEERPVKIKVEDLVLIFGKQKDNALKMLNEGHSKKEILAKTHCTVGINKANFEIYEGEFFVIMGLSGSGKSTLLRCLNRLIEPTGGNIYINGNDITRKNHKELLDVRRTEMSMVFQKFGLLPHRSILDNVAFGLEIRGEDVETREKKAQQAIDTVGLQGFEQQSPAQLSGGMQQRVGLARALTNDPEVLLMDEAFSALDPLIKTEMQDELISLQNKLQKTVVFVTHDLDEAIKLGDRIVIMKDGIIEQIGTAEEILTNPATPYVEAFVEKVDRKTIITAGSLMHKKPTTVRFGKDGPEGTLRKMRTTGLDVLPVVDDNQTFLGFVWVNEVLQCAKRQDATVVNVLKKDVPTVTTDVTVEEMLPLITATRSPIAVTNKDTGALLGIVSQNSVVIEATRFNEQEITELKENANHN, encoded by the coding sequence ATGAAAGAAGAAAGACCCGTAAAAATTAAGGTCGAAGATTTAGTGTTGATTTTCGGAAAGCAAAAAGACAATGCACTGAAGATGCTAAATGAAGGCCATAGCAAGAAAGAGATATTAGCTAAGACTCATTGTACAGTGGGTATCAACAAGGCAAATTTTGAGATTTATGAAGGTGAGTTCTTCGTGATCATGGGATTATCCGGCAGTGGAAAGTCTACCTTGTTGCGTTGTCTGAATCGCTTGATTGAGCCAACCGGGGGTAACATCTACATAAATGGAAACGATATTACCCGAAAAAACCACAAGGAACTGCTCGACGTACGTCGTACAGAGATGAGCATGGTGTTCCAAAAATTTGGACTGTTGCCACACCGAAGTATATTAGACAATGTGGCTTTTGGTTTGGAGATTCGAGGAGAGGATGTTGAAACAAGAGAAAAAAAGGCTCAACAGGCGATAGATACCGTTGGTCTGCAGGGTTTTGAACAGCAATCTCCTGCACAGCTATCCGGAGGTATGCAGCAGCGTGTAGGTTTAGCGCGTGCGCTAACCAATGATCCCGAAGTATTGCTGATGGATGAGGCATTTTCTGCTCTGGATCCTTTAATAAAAACCGAAATGCAGGATGAATTGATCAGCCTGCAGAATAAATTGCAAAAGACGGTGGTATTCGTTACGCATGACTTGGACGAAGCCATTAAGTTAGGTGATCGTATTGTGATTATGAAAGACGGTATTATCGAGCAGATTGGCACAGCAGAGGAAATATTGACTAATCCGGCCACACCGTATGTGGAAGCTTTTGTGGAGAAGGTAGATCGGAAGACGATCATTACGGCAGGCTCGTTGATGCATAAAAAACCAACCACCGTGCGATTTGGCAAAGATGGTCCAGAGGGAACATTGAGGAAAATGCGTACAACAGGACTGGATGTGCTACCCGTTGTCGACGATAATCAGACTTTCTTAGGTTTTGTGTGGGTCAACGAAGTCCTTCAGTGCGCAAAACGACAAGATGCTACCGTGGTCAATGTCCTGAAAAAGGACGTGCCCACCGTCACAACGGACGTGACAGTCGAAGAAATGCTGCCATTGATTACGGCCACGCGCTCACCCATAGCCGTCACGAATAAGGATACGGGAGCTTTGCTCGGTATTGTATCCCAAAATTCCGTCGTTATTGAAGCTACGCGCTTTAACGAGCAAGAGATCACTGAATTGAAAGAAAATGCCAACCACAATTAA
- a CDS encoding proline/glycine betaine ABC transporter permease: protein MEKTIDIGQYIAIAVKWLMANLRPVFDFIKTSGNAGIESIEWVLVTIPFFITIALFTAAAWRYASRGVAAFTLAGLALIYLMGFWEETMQTLALIISSTIIALIIAIPLGIWSAKNSTAHRVIRPLLDLMQTMPAFVYLIPAVLFFSIGKLPGAFATIIFAMPPAVRLTALGIQQVPADVLEAARSLGATQKQILFKVELPLALKTILTGVNQTILLSLSMVVIAGMIAAGGLGEKVLEGINNLDIGLGFESGLSVVILAIVLDRITQGFGNKMSVK, encoded by the coding sequence ATGGAAAAGACAATAGATATAGGACAATACATAGCCATCGCGGTCAAATGGTTAATGGCGAACCTGCGACCGGTATTTGATTTTATAAAAACATCGGGTAACGCTGGGATTGAAAGTATTGAGTGGGTATTGGTAACGATTCCCTTTTTCATCACGATTGCTTTATTTACTGCCGCTGCCTGGCGTTATGCCAGTCGTGGTGTCGCGGCCTTTACATTGGCTGGTTTAGCACTAATTTATTTGATGGGTTTCTGGGAAGAGACCATGCAGACACTCGCGCTGATTATTTCATCCACCATTATCGCGCTGATTATCGCTATTCCTTTGGGGATTTGGTCGGCAAAAAACAGCACCGCTCATCGGGTTATTCGTCCTTTGTTAGATTTGATGCAGACCATGCCTGCGTTTGTTTATTTGATTCCTGCAGTATTATTTTTTAGCATTGGAAAGCTGCCTGGCGCTTTTGCTACCATTATTTTTGCTATGCCGCCTGCGGTTCGCTTAACCGCTTTGGGCATCCAACAAGTGCCGGCAGATGTATTGGAGGCGGCACGCTCATTAGGAGCTACGCAAAAGCAGATCTTGTTTAAAGTAGAATTGCCTTTGGCGCTTAAAACAATTTTAACAGGTGTTAATCAGACCATCTTGCTATCGCTATCGATGGTCGTGATTGCCGGAATGATTGCCGCCGGTGGGTTAGGAGAGAAGGTGCTGGAAGGAATTAACAATCTCGATATTGGTTTGGGGTTTGAAAGCGGTCTATCCGTGGTGATTTTAGCCATTGTGCTGGACCGTATCACACAGGGTTTTGGCAATAAAATGAGTGTAAAATGA
- a CDS encoding glycine betaine ABC transporter substrate-binding protein, whose translation MRRIIYFVCFYLGLFLLFGSCGGRIGKRISMGMVEGWAEGNAMTLVTKEFLTQKGYLVVTHKAAPNLLLASMDNGDTDVFMNVWLPTTHGDKVAPFGHIKSAGINYEGARLGLVVPKYVDINSIEELNDNKDKFGGRIVGIERGSGMATYTDSVIMAYDLDYRQLNSSMIAMASELQKAIDEQRWIVVTAWQPHWLFGRYDVKFLEDPKKIYGDTEHIETFVREDFELDYPAVYRYFQHAFFEEDVLSDLLTRMEASKNEKETAREWVEENQELLNSWWDDRE comes from the coding sequence ATGAGACGTATAATATATTTTGTTTGCTTCTATCTTGGCCTCTTTCTATTGTTTGGAAGTTGCGGGGGAAGGATCGGTAAGCGTATTAGTATGGGAATGGTTGAGGGTTGGGCAGAAGGTAATGCCATGACCCTTGTAACCAAAGAGTTCCTGACGCAGAAAGGTTATCTGGTGGTAACGCATAAAGCGGCTCCAAACTTATTATTGGCTTCCATGGATAATGGCGATACCGATGTGTTTATGAACGTGTGGCTTCCCACTACCCATGGTGATAAAGTGGCACCTTTTGGTCATATAAAGAGTGCTGGTATTAATTACGAAGGAGCTCGCTTGGGATTGGTAGTGCCGAAATATGTTGATATCAATTCCATCGAAGAACTGAACGACAATAAAGATAAGTTCGGTGGTCGGATAGTTGGTATTGAACGTGGATCTGGCATGGCGACCTACACGGATAGCGTTATAATGGCCTATGATTTGGATTATCGACAGTTAAATTCTTCAATGATTGCGATGGCTTCCGAGCTGCAGAAAGCGATAGACGAGCAACGATGGATTGTCGTAACGGCATGGCAACCGCACTGGCTTTTTGGGCGATATGATGTGAAGTTTTTAGAAGATCCAAAGAAGATATACGGCGATACCGAGCATATAGAAACATTCGTGCGCGAGGATTTTGAGTTGGATTATCCAGCCGTTTATCGCTATTTTCAACATGCTTTTTTTGAGGAGGATGTGTTGTCAGATTTATTGACGCGGATGGAAGCCAGTAAAAATGAAAAAGAAACTGCCCGGGAGTGGGTAGAAGAAAATCAAGAACTGCTCAACTCCTGGTGGGACGATAGAGAATAA
- a CDS encoding glutamate-5-semialdehyde dehydrogenase, translated as MINILKRKDNMKRLHTDIKNQVLTSMINILDNSRTEILAANAEDIANFQGQDQALYDRLLVNDKKIDEMIRAVRAVAGQEDPVGKTISDLTLENGLHIVNQTAPFGTIMIIYESRPDVTIEAAVLAFKANNRILLKGGKEAVHTNQALVDCWHRALAEHELPKDWIQLLTLNREDTQEFLRNPPQRLDLIVPRGGERLIAFVKEHARCAVLISGRGNNFAYISGDADWEMALKVVVHSKIDKISACNALDKILINPALPNFEERVRELGKHFAKESVEILADEPLRSYFASSQSLPDEAWHEEFLAKKIAIGLAADLPAAVEKINNCSGGHSAIIFSTDTQKAQAFMEQVDCAAVYHNASTRFTDGGQMGVGAELAISTDKLHHRGPLGLEQLVTNKYYVFGEGQVRE; from the coding sequence CTGATTAATATATTAAAAAGAAAAGATAACATGAAACGTTTACATACAGACATTAAAAATCAGGTGTTGACGTCAATGATCAACATATTAGACAATAGTCGCACGGAAATTCTAGCGGCGAACGCAGAAGATATTGCCAATTTTCAGGGGCAGGATCAGGCTCTTTATGACCGATTGCTGGTTAATGACAAGAAAATCGACGAGATGATCCGTGCGGTTCGCGCAGTAGCCGGACAGGAAGATCCTGTTGGCAAAACCATCTCCGATCTTACTTTAGAAAATGGTTTACACATCGTTAATCAGACAGCGCCATTCGGTACCATCATGATTATCTATGAATCACGACCGGATGTGACTATCGAGGCGGCGGTACTTGCTTTTAAAGCGAATAACCGTATCTTATTGAAAGGTGGCAAAGAAGCAGTACATACCAATCAGGCGCTCGTAGATTGTTGGCATCGTGCCTTAGCTGAACATGAGTTACCAAAAGATTGGATTCAACTGCTCACACTAAACCGGGAAGATACACAGGAGTTTTTACGCAACCCTCCGCAAAGGCTAGATCTTATCGTACCCCGAGGTGGCGAACGATTGATTGCTTTCGTAAAAGAACATGCACGCTGTGCAGTATTGATTAGTGGGCGAGGCAATAACTTTGCTTACATCAGCGGGGATGCCGATTGGGAGATGGCTTTAAAAGTGGTCGTGCATTCCAAAATCGATAAGATCAGTGCTTGCAACGCGTTAGATAAAATTTTGATCAATCCGGCCTTGCCGAATTTTGAAGAAAGAGTACGGGAGTTAGGTAAGCATTTTGCCAAAGAATCTGTCGAGATATTGGCCGATGAGCCGCTTCGCAGCTATTTTGCTTCCTCCCAATCGCTTCCAGATGAGGCTTGGCACGAAGAATTTCTGGCGAAAAAGATTGCTATCGGTTTGGCAGCTGATCTTCCTGCCGCGGTCGAGAAAATCAACAACTGTAGTGGCGGGCATTCGGCGATCATCTTTAGTACCGACACACAAAAAGCACAAGCTTTTATGGAGCAGGTAGACTGTGCTGCCGTATATCATAATGCATCGACACGCTTCACCGACGGCGGGCAAATGGGCGTTGGTGCAGAGTTAGCCATTAGTACGGATAAATTGCATCATCGTGGTCCACTTGGTTTAGAGCAATTGGTCACCAACAAGTACTATGTATTTGGAGAAGGACAAGTCCGGGAATAG
- the proB gene encoding glutamate 5-kinase, which produces MHNTTEKDSKTIKRVVIKVGTHVITNKDNRIVEKVLQKLVDQIAYLHEQDIMTVLVSSGSVIAGKEVMRHQLKTDDKIIRRQVFSAIGQPRMMRHYYTLFRSYGIRCAQVLATKRDFDAGPHRENMINCYEGLLQEGVVPIANEDDAVSLSMSTFTDNDELASLVAELIQADMLILLTDADGFFSGHPEDPDSELLSHISADEPVEQFVQESTKGEAQGRGGMKSKLNIAKKTANLGITTYIANGKRPNVVLDIVNGMDVGTKFTV; this is translated from the coding sequence ATGCATAATACAACAGAGAAAGATTCTAAAACTATAAAGCGTGTAGTCATCAAAGTGGGGACACACGTTATCACGAATAAAGACAATCGCATCGTAGAAAAGGTGCTTCAAAAATTGGTAGACCAGATTGCCTACCTACATGAACAAGACATCATGACCGTGTTGGTATCATCTGGCTCCGTGATCGCCGGAAAAGAGGTGATGCGTCATCAGTTGAAAACAGATGATAAAATTATTCGTCGCCAGGTATTCTCCGCGATTGGACAACCGCGTATGATGCGGCATTATTATACCTTATTTCGTTCCTACGGAATAAGATGCGCGCAGGTGCTGGCTACGAAAAGAGATTTTGATGCTGGTCCCCACCGCGAGAATATGATTAACTGTTACGAGGGGCTACTTCAGGAAGGCGTTGTGCCAATTGCCAATGAAGATGATGCTGTATCCTTATCGATGTCCACTTTTACGGACAATGATGAATTAGCGAGCTTGGTAGCAGAACTAATTCAGGCAGATATGCTTATCCTATTGACGGATGCCGACGGCTTCTTCAGCGGGCATCCGGAGGATCCGGACAGTGAGTTACTGAGTCACATCAGTGCGGATGAGCCCGTGGAGCAATTCGTACAAGAAAGCACCAAGGGCGAAGCACAAGGTCGTGGTGGTATGAAATCCAAACTAAATATTGCCAAAAAGACCGCCAATCTGGGCATTACCACCTATATTGCAAATGGTAAACGACCAAATGTCGTGCTCGATATTGTGAATGGCATGGACGTGGGTACGAAGTTTACTGTGTAG
- the proC gene encoding pyrroline-5-carboxylate reductase has translation MKVLVIGGGNMGFTYAEAIAKSTILKTNDLMILDKSEERVAELSRNPLLDGYTELSACLPEADVIFIAVKPNHAQGLMEEMKPFVNDEQVFVSIMAGVTIKVIQEGLGMTKVIRAMPNLPAQVGLGMTSFTASKEVSRLERSTIKQLLDTTGRSIYLDTENDIDASTGISGSGPAYIFYFMQSMMEAAQQMGFSGREARTLVYQTFAGAVELFGSSDLDPNAWMAKVASKGGTTQAALDSMEDNNVKEQIKEAAYAAFNRAVELGKEFNHA, from the coding sequence ATGAAAGTACTTGTAATTGGAGGGGGGAATATGGGCTTCACCTACGCGGAAGCTATTGCAAAATCTACTATTTTAAAGACTAACGATCTGATGATTTTAGACAAATCAGAGGAACGGGTAGCCGAACTATCACGCAATCCATTGTTGGATGGTTATACGGAGCTTAGTGCCTGCTTGCCCGAGGCAGACGTGATATTTATTGCAGTCAAACCGAATCATGCACAAGGTTTGATGGAGGAAATGAAACCGTTTGTAAATGACGAACAGGTCTTTGTTTCCATCATGGCGGGCGTCACCATCAAAGTGATACAAGAAGGACTCGGCATGACAAAAGTTATTCGTGCCATGCCTAACCTGCCTGCACAAGTTGGATTAGGAATGACGTCCTTTACCGCATCCAAAGAGGTTTCTCGATTGGAGCGTTCTACGATCAAACAGTTATTAGACACAACCGGTCGCTCTATTTATTTAGATACCGAAAATGACATCGACGCTTCTACAGGAATCTCCGGTAGCGGCCCCGCTTACATTTTTTATTTTATGCAATCCATGATGGAGGCAGCACAACAAATGGGATTCTCTGGTAGAGAAGCACGTACTTTAGTGTACCAGACATTTGCAGGCGCTGTGGAGCTTTTCGGTTCATCCGATTTAGATCCAAATGCCTGGATGGCCAAAGTAGCCTCCAAAGGTGGCACTACACAAGCTGCGCTGGACTCCATGGAAGATAATAACGTAAAAGAACAAATTAAAGAGGCCGCTTATGCTGCATTCAACCGAGCGGTAGAATTGGGAAAAGAATTTAACCATGCATAA
- a CDS encoding DUF4397 domain-containing protein codes for MKQLVNLKKACAIALSVVLFGSCMKNEEPAPAVPGSRISVINAYSPLSGTQLRFVDQTLGTLRYSENSGALFNTNLNDLTLTVLNQTTNQILIDKAPIRTAVDKYYSAYIYGKAIPAKFLLLNDTPDQSTETKTRIRFLNLGEGVEAVDLFIGGQKVETLSNRVPETQANAVTSERFILSPRDAGAADIIVKTLDGQELAKLASYDFRSNSYISIVLLGDKASTGESAEEKAKALKIGVFFSGQ; via the coding sequence ATGAAACAATTAGTGAACTTAAAGAAAGCTTGTGCGATAGCACTGAGCGTGGTGTTGTTTGGAAGCTGTATGAAAAATGAGGAGCCCGCTCCTGCCGTTCCGGGTTCTAGAATTTCTGTTATAAATGCATATTCTCCACTTTCAGGAACACAATTAAGATTTGTTGACCAAACATTGGGAACCCTTCGGTATAGCGAAAATTCAGGCGCACTTTTCAATACCAATTTGAACGATCTAACACTAACAGTTCTTAATCAAACAACTAATCAAATTTTGATAGATAAAGCACCTATCAGAACTGCAGTCGACAAATACTATTCGGCATATATCTATGGAAAAGCTATTCCTGCAAAATTTCTATTACTTAACGACACCCCAGATCAAAGCACCGAAACCAAAACAAGAATTCGATTTTTGAATTTAGGAGAAGGAGTAGAAGCAGTAGATCTATTTATTGGTGGCCAAAAGGTAGAGACTTTAAGTAATCGCGTTCCGGAAACCCAAGCAAATGCAGTGACTAGCGAGAGGTTTATCCTTAGCCCGAGGGATGCGGGTGCAGCTGATATTATAGTTAAAACGCTGGATGGACAAGAGTTAGCAAAACTAGCATCATATGATTTTAGATCAAATAGTTATATTTCCATCGTTTTACTAGGAGATAAAGCTTCTACAGGCGAAAGTGCAGAGGAAAAGGCAAAAGCTTTAAAAATTGGCGTGTTCTTCTCTGGTCAATAG